Proteins from one Candidatus Krumholzibacteriia bacterium genomic window:
- a CDS encoding DegT/DnrJ/EryC1/StrS family aminotransferase gives MQDKPVRPRDRFLVFGAPQIEQAEIDEVVDSIRSGWLGTGPKVARFEDDFKQYKGAPHAAAVHSCTAALHLAMLASGVGEGDEVITTPLTFCASVNAIIHTGATPVLADVDPRSMNIDPAHIEEKITPRTKAIMPVHFAGRPCDMDAIMKIAEKRGLMVIEDCAHAIEARYKGKEAGLFGQFGCFSFYVTKNVITGEGGMVLAHDEALAARIKVLALHGMSKDAWKRFSDSGWVHYQVVEAGFKYNMMDIQAAIGIHQLRRVEPNWLLRKEIWDRYNEAFAHFPIGVPCEPDEDTRHALHLYTIMVAKGRSGISRDDFLSAVQAQNVGVGVHYLSVPEHPYYQARFGWKPEEFPSAMRIGRETVSLPLSPRLSDADVADVIEAVRRVVER, from the coding sequence ATGCAAGACAAACCCGTCCGCCCCAGGGACCGCTTCCTGGTCTTCGGTGCGCCCCAGATCGAACAGGCAGAAATCGACGAGGTCGTGGATTCCATCCGCAGCGGATGGCTCGGAACCGGACCCAAGGTGGCCCGCTTCGAGGACGACTTCAAGCAGTACAAGGGGGCGCCGCACGCCGCCGCGGTCCACTCGTGCACCGCGGCGCTGCACCTGGCCATGCTGGCGTCCGGGGTGGGTGAGGGCGACGAGGTCATCACCACGCCGCTCACATTCTGCGCCTCGGTCAACGCCATCATTCATACCGGCGCAACGCCGGTGCTCGCCGACGTGGATCCGCGCAGCATGAACATCGATCCCGCGCACATCGAGGAGAAGATCACCCCGCGCACCAAGGCCATCATGCCGGTGCACTTCGCCGGACGGCCGTGCGACATGGACGCCATCATGAAGATCGCGGAAAAGCGCGGCCTCATGGTGATCGAGGACTGCGCCCACGCCATCGAGGCGCGCTACAAGGGGAAGGAAGCGGGGCTGTTCGGCCAGTTCGGCTGTTTCAGTTTCTACGTGACCAAGAACGTCATCACCGGCGAGGGCGGCATGGTGCTGGCGCATGACGAGGCGCTGGCGGCGCGCATCAAGGTGCTCGCGTTGCACGGCATGAGCAAGGATGCGTGGAAGCGTTTCAGCGACTCCGGATGGGTGCACTACCAGGTGGTCGAGGCCGGCTTCAAGTACAACATGATGGACATCCAGGCGGCCATCGGCATCCATCAGCTGCGCCGCGTTGAACCTAACTGGTTGCTTCGTAAAGAGATATGGGATCGTTACAACGAGGCGTTTGCGCACTTCCCCATCGGTGTTCCGTGCGAACCGGACGAGGACACGCGCCACGCTCTGCACCTCTACACCATCATGGTGGCGAAGGGGCGCTCCGGCATCAGCCGTGACGATTTCCTCAGCGCCGTCCAGGCGCAGAACGTCGGCGTGGGCGTGCACTACCTGAGCGTTCCCGAGCATCCCTATTACCAGGCGCGCTTCGGGTGGAAACCGGAGGAGTTTCCCAGTGCCATGCGTATCGGGCGCGAGACCGTCAGTTTGCCGCTCTCACCTAGACTCAGCGATGCCGATGTCGCGGACGTCATCGAAGCCGTGCGGCGCGTCGTCGAGAGGTGA
- a CDS encoding MOP flippase family protein: MTSEVDIKHLRRRATSGARWTGTSTALRIATQFVQLAVLARLLRVEDFGLMAMVNVVMAFAQTFTDAGVSNAIIHYRNANREELSSLYWLNVSAGIVVSGLVWLGAPLFARIYHQPALVDMVRVVSVVFIIGPMGQQFQSLMERDLRFRRLAVIETAALLLSAATGIFLALHGYGVWSLVWATVLLTAVKSVLLATVGWSTWRPLLRFVPRECRRFVHFGLFQMGERTLSLLGQHLDKIVIGILMGPGPLGYYELAYRLIARPYQIINPIFTRVAFPVFSAVQADRNRLRNGYLELMEMLGAVTIPLYVGLFALAPAFIRVQLGPDYEPTIPLLRILCVVGLTWSLTSPAGSLLLACGRADLGFYINILRTSLIMVGIWIGSRFGLEGIAWALVIVITVVMFPTHVLLRRKLVGMTLREFMSRLFPFLWPSLVACAICLLAHRVLPWPNAAVELVVMMGVSLAVYLGWLGWLERPRIVRMLAVVRS, from the coding sequence ATGACCAGCGAAGTCGATATCAAGCACCTGCGCCGCCGCGCCACCTCCGGGGCCCGCTGGACGGGGACGTCCACGGCATTGCGCATCGCGACGCAGTTCGTCCAGCTTGCCGTCCTCGCCCGGCTGTTGCGCGTGGAGGACTTCGGGCTGATGGCGATGGTCAACGTGGTGATGGCCTTTGCGCAGACGTTCACCGATGCCGGTGTCAGCAACGCCATCATTCACTACCGCAACGCCAACCGTGAAGAACTCTCGAGCCTCTACTGGCTCAACGTGAGCGCCGGAATCGTGGTGTCCGGGCTGGTGTGGCTCGGGGCACCCCTCTTTGCGCGCATCTATCACCAGCCCGCGCTGGTCGACATGGTGCGCGTGGTGAGCGTGGTGTTCATCATCGGGCCCATGGGACAGCAGTTCCAGTCCCTGATGGAGCGCGACCTCCGCTTCCGCCGCCTGGCGGTAATCGAGACGGCGGCGTTGTTGTTGAGCGCGGCGACGGGCATCTTCCTGGCGCTGCACGGGTATGGCGTGTGGTCGCTGGTGTGGGCAACCGTGCTGCTGACGGCGGTGAAGTCCGTGCTCCTGGCCACCGTGGGCTGGTCCACGTGGCGGCCGCTGCTGCGCTTCGTGCCGCGCGAATGTCGCCGCTTCGTCCACTTCGGCCTCTTTCAGATGGGCGAACGCACGCTGAGCCTGCTGGGCCAGCACCTGGACAAGATCGTGATCGGCATCCTCATGGGGCCCGGCCCGCTGGGCTACTACGAACTCGCGTACCGATTGATCGCGCGGCCCTACCAGATCATCAATCCCATCTTCACGCGCGTGGCCTTCCCGGTCTTCTCCGCCGTGCAGGCGGACCGCAACCGCCTGCGCAACGGCTACCTGGAGTTGATGGAGATGCTGGGCGCGGTGACGATTCCGCTCTACGTCGGCCTCTTCGCGCTGGCTCCGGCGTTCATCCGCGTACAGCTGGGACCGGACTACGAGCCCACCATCCCGCTGCTGCGCATCCTGTGCGTGGTGGGCCTGACCTGGTCGCTCACCAGCCCGGCCGGCAGCCTGCTGCTGGCATGCGGGCGCGCCGACCTGGGCTTCTACATTAATATTCTGCGCACGTCGCTGATCATGGTGGGAATCTGGATCGGATCCCGCTTCGGCCTGGAGGGGATCGCGTGGGCGCTGGTGATCGTCATCACCGTGGTGATGTTCCCGACCCACGTGCTGCTGAGACGCAAGCTGGTGGGGATGACGCTGCGCGAATTCATGAGCCGCCTGTTTCCGTTCCTGTGGCCGTCGCTGGTGGCCTGCGCCATCTGCCTCCTGGCGCACCGGGTGTTGCCCTGGCCCAACGCCGCGGTGGAGCTGGTGGTCATGATGGGCGTGTCCCTGGCGGTCTACCTGGGCTGGCTCGGCTGGCTGGAACGGCCGCGAATCGTGCGCATGCTGGCCGTGGTGCGCTCCTAG
- a CDS encoding sulfotransferase, giving the protein MTRGPVFVLGTQRSGTTWLANIFDSHPGCLHYYEPFAPAYRIFPYFPHEFRYLVPPQRELAVRLRADLPRLLEVRSRLFDPVHETRRQFESEAWLMGKLESLGRRASTGAFRFAAQFNLVHLNRIGQHPVAWFAKGDIQLVAIKEVRLYFKAAFLASALPGASFVHVVRHPAAVVLSMDSFLKRGRLVEIRDHIGSMVETMGAQEVLARYAPVLDRVRAGNLHDRLAAYWRVANEELAAQLTALPGRAYPLVYEDLATDPLARTADMFAWCGLEMGRQTEDYIRGSSTSQSARNTALDTNRVSATYYRDWVARVTPQVRDSVERICGDSPLMAQFEPFYRDA; this is encoded by the coding sequence GTGACGCGCGGACCGGTGTTCGTGCTGGGGACGCAGCGTTCGGGAACCACCTGGCTCGCGAACATCTTCGACTCACACCCGGGGTGCCTGCACTACTACGAGCCGTTCGCCCCCGCGTACCGGATATTCCCGTACTTTCCGCACGAGTTTCGTTACCTGGTTCCGCCCCAGCGCGAGCTTGCCGTCCGCCTGCGCGCCGACCTGCCGCGCCTGCTGGAGGTTCGCTCGCGGCTCTTCGACCCGGTGCACGAGACGCGGCGCCAGTTCGAGTCCGAAGCGTGGCTGATGGGGAAACTGGAAAGCCTGGGGCGGCGCGCGTCCACCGGCGCTTTCCGCTTCGCCGCCCAGTTCAACCTGGTGCACCTCAACCGCATCGGACAGCACCCGGTGGCCTGGTTCGCAAAGGGAGACATTCAACTCGTCGCCATCAAGGAGGTTCGCCTCTACTTCAAGGCGGCGTTTCTGGCCTCGGCGCTGCCGGGCGCGTCGTTCGTCCATGTCGTGCGTCACCCGGCCGCGGTGGTGCTCTCCATGGACAGCTTCCTCAAGCGCGGGCGCCTGGTCGAGATCCGCGATCACATCGGGAGCATGGTGGAGACCATGGGGGCCCAGGAGGTGCTGGCGCGGTACGCCCCGGTTCTCGACCGCGTGCGCGCGGGAAACCTGCACGACCGCCTGGCCGCGTACTGGCGGGTCGCCAACGAGGAACTCGCGGCCCAGCTCACAGCGCTGCCGGGGCGCGCGTACCCGCTGGTCTACGAAGACCTCGCCACCGATCCCCTGGCGCGCACCGCGGACATGTTCGCCTGGTGCGGGCTCGAGATGGGGAGGCAGACGGAGGACTACATCCGTGGCTCGTCGACATCCCAGTCCGCCCGCAACACCGCGCTGGACACGAACCGTGTTTCTGCCACCTACTACCGGGACTGGGTGGCGCGCGTGACCCCGCAGGTTCGCGACTCGGTGGAGCGCATCTGCGGCGACAGCCCGCTGATGGCGCAGTTCGAGCCTTTCTACCGGGACGCGTGA